One window of the Sander lucioperca isolate FBNREF2018 chromosome 5, SLUC_FBN_1.2, whole genome shotgun sequence genome contains the following:
- the mlnr gene encoding growth hormone secretagogue receptor type 1, with translation MPWTRPQVELPAGGAEAMDQHNIDDHHFDGSLFPTSTLIPVTVICILILIIGVTGNTMTILIIQHFKDMKTTTNLYLSSMALSDLLIFLCLPFDLYRLWKYVPWLFGDVVCRFYHYIFEGCTVATILHITALSIERYLAISFPLRSKVVLTRRRVQYIILALWVFALVSAAPTLFLVSVEYDNDTNPDYNTGQCKHTNYAISSGQLHIMLWVSTTYFFCPMLCLTFLYGSIGYKLWKSKNDLQGPCTLARERSYRQTVKILVVVVLAFIICWLPYHIGRNLFAQVDDYETAMLSQNFNVASMVLCYLSASINPVVYNLMSRKYRAAAKRLFLLHQPPRQAQRGQRQLCVNDHISTLNESLTGV, from the exons ATGCCCTGGACCAGACCCCAGGTGGAGCTTCCTGCTGGCGGAGCAGAGGCCATGGACCAGCACAACATAGACGACCACCACTTTGATGGCTCCCTGTTCCCCACCTCCACCCTCATCCCCGTCACTGTCATCTGCATCCTTATCCTCATCATCGGGGTGACGGGCAACACCATGACAATTCTCATCATCCAGCACTTCAAGGACATGAAGACCACCACCAACCTGTACCTATCCAGCATGGCATTGTCTGACCTCCTCATCTTCCTGTGCCTGCCCTTTGACCTGTACCGCCTGTGGAAGTACGTGCCCTGGCTGTTTGGGGACGTGGTGTGCCGCTTCTATCACTATATCTTTGAGGGCTGCACCGTGGCCACCATCCTTCACATCACGGCGCTGAGCATTGAGCGCTACCTGGCCATCAGCTTCCCCCTCAGGAGCAAAGTGGTGCTGACCAGACGCAGGGTCCAGTATATCATCCTCGCCCTGTGGGTTTTTGCCCTGGTGTCTGCAGCTCCAACGCTCTTCCTGGTTAGCGTGGAGTATGACAATGACACAAACCCGGACTACAATACCGGGCAGTGCAAGCACACCAACTACGCTATTAGCTCTGGCCAGCTGCACATCATGCTTTGGGTGTCCACCACCTACTTTTTCTGCCCGATGCTCTGCCTCACCTTCCTCTACGGCTCCATCGGGTATAAGTTGTGGAAAAGCAAAAATGACCTGCAAGGCCCCTGTACTTTGGCACGTGAAAGGTCGTACAGGCAAACTGTCAAGATCCTGG TGGTGGTGGTGCTGGCCTTCATCATCTGCTGGCTGCCTTACCACATTGGCAGGAACCTCTTTGCCCAGGTGGACGACTATGAAACGGCCATGCTGAGCCAGAACTTCAACGTAGCGTCCATGGTGCTGTGCTACCTCAGCGCCTCCATCAACCCCGTGGTCTACAACCTCATGTCTCGGAAGTACAGGGCTGCAGCCAAACGCCTCTTCCTGCTGCATCAGCCGCCCAGACAAGCCCAGCGCGGCCAGAGACAGCTCTGCGTGAACGACCACATCTCCACTCTGAATGAAAGCCTGACTGGGGTCTGA